Proteins found in one Triticum aestivum cultivar Chinese Spring chromosome 4D, IWGSC CS RefSeq v2.1, whole genome shotgun sequence genomic segment:
- the LOC123099652 gene encoding uncharacterized protein, translating to MTTMDSLKDDNVEEILLRLPSWAPLGHAVRASGRLRRVASNPGFLRCFRARHASSSPHGFLGVFSRWQPSGLPLFHLAGPARSDPGLVAIAHAGDFLLACLEDDPAWRLHDCRNGRLLLSRGRGSLSVYDPISLRRIDIDRPHDDPFPDGYIADANCLVDDGDASFRVVSLQVDGRRRLRAVEYDSRSHGWRFHPWAADTVTAPPAYQTMYAAGLMFWNHDGDTAGASSLLLDTRTRDFSMLPLPAAISEARSNTRDRRRQVLPCVRQGPPAATVATQGEPWWSQPQYLGVGEGKAMDGAAWRILPGAARREGGRRTSHRLGRHCRRGVVSSLCH from the coding sequence ATGACCACCATGGACTCCCTCAAGGACGACAACGTGGAGGAGATCCTGCTCCGCCTCCCATCGTGGGCCCCCCTCGGGCACGCCGTGCGCGCCTCTGGCCGCCTGCGCCGCGTCGCCTCCAACCCCGGCTTCCTCCGCTGCTTCCGCGCACGCCACGCCTCGTCGTCGCCCCACGGCTTCCTCGGCGTCTTCTCCCGCTGGCAACCCTCCGGCCTCCCCCTCTTCCACCTCGCGGGCCCAGCCCGGTCCGACCCCGGCCTCGTCGCCATCGCGCACGCCGGCGACTTCCTGCTCGCCTGCCTCGAGGACGACCCGGCGTGGCGCCTCCACGACTGCCGCaacggccgcctcctcctctccagaGGCAGAGGATCTCTCTCCGTCTACGACCCCATCTCTCTCCGCCGCATCGACATAGACCGCCCGCACGACGACCCCTTTCCGGACGGCTACATCGCCGACGCCAACTGCCTGGTCGACGACGGCGACGCTTCCTTCCGCGTGGTCTCCTTGCAGGTGGACGGTCGCCGCAGGCTGCGGGCCGTCGAGTACGACTCCAGATCACACGGGTGGCGCTTCCATCCTTGGGCGGCGGACACCGTCACGGCGCCCCCGGCGTACCAGACGATGTACGCGGCCGGGCTCATGTTCTGGAACCACGACGGGGACACCGCGGGGGCCTCGTCGCTCTTGCTCGACACCCGCACCAGGGACTTCTCCATGCTCCCTCTCCCGGCAGCCATTTCGGAGGCGCGCTCGAATACCAGAGACCGACGACGGCAAGTGCTGCCTTGTGTGCGTCAAGGACCGCCGGCTGCAACTGTGGCTACTCAAGGAGAACCGTGGTGGTCGCAACCGCAATATTTGGGTGTTGGAGAAGGAAAAGCCATGGATGGAGCTGCTTGGCGGATTCTGCCAGGTGCAGCACGTCGGGAAGGTGGTCGCCGGACTAGTCATCGTTTGGGCAGGCACTGCCGGCGGGGAGTCGTTTCATCATTATGCCATTGA